One genomic window of Elaeis guineensis isolate ETL-2024a chromosome 2, EG11, whole genome shotgun sequence includes the following:
- the LOC105037842 gene encoding probable glutathione S-transferase parA, producing the protein MATAAEKEGVVLLDFWVSPFEQRCRITLVEKGVEYEYKEENLSNKSPLLLKMNPIHKKIHVLIHHGKPIYKSLIIVQYIDEVWSNNPLLPSDPYEWAKAHFWADFVDKKVYECGTRLWKLKGEAHEEREGDGSGGLDRRRWHERGERDGNGGLDRWAQTGRVVGWTSGDGMEGERERDGNRGGIGEGKRRPRRDQGGRMATGDQGGSKGMGRRRGQGDGSFTHFESGQNFVLIKTTFFCKLNNL; encoded by the exons ATGGCTACGGCAGCAGAGAAGGAGGGGGTGGTGCTGCTGGACTTCTGGGTGAGTCCGTTCGAGCAGCGGTGTCGGATCACGTTGGTGGAGAAGGGTGTGGAGTACGAGTACAAGGAGGAGAATCTGAGCAACAAGAGCCCATTGCTGCTGAAGATGAATCCGATCCACAAGAAGATCCACGTGCTCATCCACCATGGCAAACCTATCTACAAATCCCTCATCATCGTCCAATACATTGATGAGGTCTGGTCCAACAACCCCCTCCTCCCCTCCGACCCCTATGAGTGGGCCAAAGCACACTTCTGGGCTGACTTCGTCGACAAGAAG GTTTATGAATGTGGGACGAGGCTGTGGAAGCTGAAGGGGGAGGCCCACGAAGAGAGGGAGGGCGATGGTAGTGGCGGGCTCGACCGACGGCGATGgcatgagagaggagagagagacggCAATGGCGGGCTCGACCGATGGGCTCAAACGGGGAGGGTGGTAGGCTGGACCAGCGGCGATGGCATGgagggcgagagagagagagacggcaATCGGGGAGGGATTGGGGAGGGAAAACGGCGACCAAGGAGGGACCAGGGAGGGAGGATGGCTACTGGCGACCAGGGAGGGAGCAAGGGGATGGGTCGACGACGTGGGCAAGGGGATGGATCGTTCACGCATTTTGAATCAGGGCAAAATTTTGTCCTAATTAAAACCACTTTTTTTTGCAAACTAAATaatctttag